The DNA region CGGCCCGGCGAGGTCTCCCGCTGGCGGTACTCACCGCCGACTGCACGCCCGTCCTGCTCGCCGACCCCGTTGCCGGTGTCGTCGGGGCGGCCCACGCGGGCAGGCCCGGCCTGGTCGCGGGCGTCGTGCCGGCCGCCGTCGAGGCCATGATCACGCTCGGTGCCGAACCGTCACGGATCGTCGCCCGCACCGGACCCGCCGTCTGCGGCAGGTGTTACGAGGTGCCGGAGGCGATGCGCGCCGAGGTCGCCCAGGCCGTTCCGGCCTCCTGGTCGCAGACCTCCTGGGGGACCCCGGCCGTGGACGTCACCGCCGGAGTCCACGCCCAGCTCGACGCGCTCGGTGTGAGCGACCGGAGCCGTTCGCCGTTCTGCACCCTCGAATCGGGCGACCACTTCTCGTACCGCCGCGACCGCACCACGGGGCGGCTCGCCGGATATGTCTGGTTGGACAGGTAGGACATGACGGATCGTAAGGACCAACTCGCGGCGAACCTCGCACAGGTGGAGGAACGTATCGCCTCCGCCTGCGCCGCGGCGGGCCGCGAGCGGGAAGAAGTGACCCTCGTCGTGGTCACCAAGACCTACCCCGCGAGCGACGTGCGCATCCTGCACGAACTCGGTGTGCGCCATGTCGCCGAGAACCGGGACCAGGACGCGGCGCCCAAAGCCGCCGCATGTGCGGATCTGTCGCTCACCTGGCACTTCGTCGGACAGTTGCAGACGAACAAGGTCCGTTCTGTGACCGGATATGCCGATGTGGTGCAATCGGTGGACCGGGTCAAGCTCGTCACCGCGTTGTCCGCGGCGGCTGTGAAGGGCGGGCGGGAACTCGGCTGCCTCATCCAGGTCGCCCTCGACGCGGAGACCGGCGAGCGCGGTGACCGGGGAGGTGTCGCGCCGGACGCGATCGAGGAGTTGGCCGCGGCGGTGGAAACGGCGCCGGGGCTCAGGCTCGGTGGTCTGATGACCGTCGCCCCGCTCGCCGGGCCTTATGCGGGCCGGCAACGGGCCGCGTTCGACCGGCTGATGGAATTCTCATCCCGCCTGCGCGGGAACCATCCGGCTGCGAACATGGTCTCCGCAGGGATGAGTGCGGATCTCGAGGACGCGGTGGCGGCCGGAGCGACACATGTACGCGTCGGTACGGCGGTACTCGGAGTCCGACCCCGGCTCGGGTAACGTCGCGAAGCAAGTCGGACCACAGCAGAAAATATGGTCATTCCCGCTGATAGCGGGCAGGCCGGAGTGGATCTCGGGCACTTGGTGACACGAATGCCGATCCACCACAGAGCGGAGGACTCGGAGCATGGCCGGCGCGATGCGCAAGATGGCGGTCTACCTCGGCCTCGTGGAGGACGATGGGTACGACGGCCCGGGGTTCGACCCCGACGACGAATTCGAACCCGAGCCGGAGCCCGAGCGGGACCGGCGGCGGCACCAGCCCCCGCATCAGGTGGAGCGGGAGCGGGACGA from Streptomyces sp. B1I3 includes:
- a CDS encoding YggS family pyridoxal phosphate-dependent enzyme, whose amino-acid sequence is MTDRKDQLAANLAQVEERIASACAAAGREREEVTLVVVTKTYPASDVRILHELGVRHVAENRDQDAAPKAAACADLSLTWHFVGQLQTNKVRSVTGYADVVQSVDRVKLVTALSAAAVKGGRELGCLIQVALDAETGERGDRGGVAPDAIEELAAAVETAPGLRLGGLMTVAPLAGPYAGRQRAAFDRLMEFSSRLRGNHPAANMVSAGMSADLEDAVAAGATHVRVGTAVLGVRPRLG
- the pgeF gene encoding peptidoglycan editing factor PgeF, producing the protein MKAAVASADGAHFAFTDRWGGVSAVPYEELNLGGAVGDDPAAVGANRERAARSLGLDPAAVVWMNQVHGREVAVVDGPWGDLAEIPAVDAVVTARRGLPLAVLTADCTPVLLADPVAGVVGAAHAGRPGLVAGVVPAAVEAMITLGAEPSRIVARTGPAVCGRCYEVPEAMRAEVAQAVPASWSQTSWGTPAVDVTAGVHAQLDALGVSDRSRSPFCTLESGDHFSYRRDRTTGRLAGYVWLDR